A window of Ruania suaedae contains these coding sequences:
- a CDS encoding extracellular solute-binding protein: MFRRRITATVAGAVALGLFATACSGPEESTGGDGDGEAGAFTYRMPGRFADWLNDLNQFPVLQEEAGVEVELVDGGGSENYYQQIDLDLTSEGLGDAAIVNLAQMQVYGPQGALVDLAPLLEEQAPNVAAYLAENEEFRQLVTNEDGQIFGLIAERPSIGTLPFYRADMFAEAGIDEPPNTVEEFADALRALKETYGEDSNYYPMTGRDFFINMFYAFEAGFSIDDQGTLHGAYDESTGLSFDLHAPRFEEMIAWYKDLYDEGLIDPIWVQGSASEEDWQAQLLNGQASVSRDFFTRPSWFMQNGGPENDPDFQMDVLPAFETPDGEQLTMTSNALFDSSRVFAIDARSENVEEVLGFLDYLYSDEGQRLLHYGVEGESYEMADGEPQYLVEFEDVAASPVGTPVWAFHQDRLTFPAPVDNAAYYDFLDDFTSSFAQEHFSENAEPHPVIKYSPDQLEERLELKASMQPAMVAGLTAFVTGDRPLSEWSAFVTEMDEIGRERMAEIDQEAYDAMQNL; this comes from the coding sequence ATGTTTCGACGCAGGATCACCGCGACGGTCGCCGGAGCCGTCGCGCTAGGACTGTTCGCCACGGCGTGCAGCGGTCCGGAGGAATCGACCGGTGGTGACGGCGACGGCGAGGCCGGCGCGTTCACCTACCGGATGCCCGGTCGCTTCGCCGACTGGCTCAACGACCTGAACCAGTTCCCCGTGCTCCAGGAGGAAGCGGGCGTGGAGGTCGAGCTGGTCGACGGGGGTGGCTCGGAGAACTACTACCAGCAGATCGACCTCGACCTCACCAGCGAGGGCCTCGGTGACGCGGCCATCGTCAACCTCGCGCAGATGCAGGTCTACGGTCCCCAGGGCGCACTGGTCGACCTCGCGCCGCTGCTGGAGGAGCAGGCGCCGAACGTCGCCGCCTACCTCGCCGAGAACGAGGAGTTCCGTCAGCTCGTCACCAATGAGGACGGGCAGATCTTCGGCCTCATCGCCGAACGTCCGAGCATCGGGACGCTGCCCTTCTACCGTGCCGACATGTTCGCCGAGGCCGGCATCGACGAGCCCCCGAACACCGTCGAGGAGTTCGCCGACGCGCTGCGTGCGCTGAAGGAGACCTATGGCGAGGACTCGAACTACTACCCGATGACCGGCCGGGACTTCTTCATCAACATGTTCTACGCCTTCGAGGCGGGCTTCTCGATCGACGACCAGGGCACGCTGCACGGGGCCTACGACGAGTCCACCGGGCTCTCGTTCGACCTCCACGCCCCCCGCTTCGAGGAGATGATCGCCTGGTACAAGGACCTCTACGACGAGGGCCTGATCGACCCCATCTGGGTGCAGGGCAGTGCGAGCGAGGAGGACTGGCAGGCTCAGCTCCTCAACGGGCAGGCGTCGGTCTCGCGCGACTTCTTCACCCGGCCGTCCTGGTTCATGCAGAACGGTGGCCCGGAGAACGACCCGGACTTCCAGATGGATGTGCTCCCGGCCTTCGAGACCCCCGACGGCGAGCAGCTCACCATGACCTCCAACGCCCTCTTCGACTCCTCCCGGGTCTTCGCCATCGATGCGCGGTCGGAGAACGTCGAGGAGGTGCTCGGCTTCCTCGATTACCTCTACAGCGACGAGGGCCAGCGCCTGCTGCACTACGGCGTCGAGGGGGAGTCCTACGAGATGGCCGACGGCGAACCGCAGTACCTCGTCGAGTTCGAGGACGTCGCCGCCTCCCCGGTGGGCACGCCCGTCTGGGCCTTCCACCAGGACCGCCTCACGTTCCCGGCACCGGTCGACAACGCCGCGTACTACGACTTCCTCGACGACTTCACCAGCTCCTTCGCCCAGGAGCACTTCTCCGAGAACGCCGAGCCGCACCCGGTCATCAAGTACTCCCCGGACCAGCTCGAGGAGCGGCTCGAGCTCAAGGCCTCGATGCAGCCGGCGATGGTGGCAGGGCTGACGGCCTTCGTCACCGGAGACCGCCCGCTGTCGGAGTGGTCGGCCTTCGTGACCGAGATGGATGAGATCGGCCGCGAGCGGATGGCCGAGATCGACCAGGAGGCCTACGACGCCATGCAGAACCTCTGA